The Misgurnus anguillicaudatus chromosome 21, ASM2758022v2, whole genome shotgun sequence genome includes a window with the following:
- the gmpr2 gene encoding LOW QUALITY PROTEIN: GMP reductase 2 (The sequence of the model RefSeq protein was modified relative to this genomic sequence to represent the inferred CDS: deleted 1 base in 1 codon), giving the protein MPRIENDIKLDFKDVLLRPKRSTLKTRSEVDLMRSFTFRNSKSSYRGIPIIAANMDTVGTFEMALALHQFSLFTAIHKHYSVDDWKEFAAKHPECIQSLAVSTGTSEGDFEKLGAIVAAVPPIQYICVDVANGYSEHFVNFVKDVRQKFPTHTIMAGNVVTGEMVEELLLAGADIIKVGIGPGSVCTTRKKTGVGYPQLSAVIECADAAHGLGGHIISDGGCTCPGDVSKAFGAGADFVMLGGMLAGHSESGGDTVEKNGKKYKLFYGMSSDTAMKKHAGGVAEYRASEGKTVEVPYKGPVEMTIKDVLGGVRSTCTYVGAGKLKELSRRTTFIRVTQQLNTVFGNDN; this is encoded by the exons ATGCCACGCATTGAAAATGACATTAAACTTGACTTCAAGGATGTGCTGCTTCGTCCCAAACGAAGCACCCTTAAAACCCGCAGTGAG GTGGATCTCATGCGCAGTTTCACATTCAGAAATTCAAAGAGCAGTTATCGTGGGATTCCCATCATAGCTGCAAACATGGACACTGTGGGGACTTTTGAAATGGCCCTAGCTTTACATCAG tTTAGTCTCTTTACAGCCATCCATAAGCATTACAGTGTGGATGACTGGAAAGAGTTTGCGGCAAAACACCCAGAATGCATACAG AGCTTGGCAGTCAGCACAGGGACGAGTGAAGGGGATTTCGAAAAACTGGGGGCCATTGTAGCCGCTGTACCTCCAATTCAGTACATTTGTGTTGATGTAGCCAATGGTTACTCTGAACACTTTGTCAACTTTGTGAAGGACGTGAGGCAGAAGTTCCCTACACACACCATCATG GCTGGAAATGTGGTAACTGGAGAGATGGTAGAAGAATTGCTTCTTGCTGGTGCTGACATCATCAAAGTGGGCATTGGACCAG GTTCTGTATGCACCACTCGTAAGAAGACCGGCGTGGGTTATCCTCAGTTAAGCGCTGTCATTGAGTGTGCTGATGCTGCACATGGTTTGGGTGGACACATCATATCT GATGGAGGATGTACCTGCCCGGGTGATGTTTCCAAGGCTTTTG GTGCGGGGGCTGACTTTGTGATGCTGGGAGGAATGCTTGCAGGTCATTCTGAGAGCGGCGGTGACACCGTAGAGAAGAACGGCAAGAAGTACAAACTGTTTTATGGCATGAGCTCAGATACGGCCATGAAGAAGCACGCAGGAGGCGTGGCAGAGTACAG GGCGTCTGAGGGTAAGACAGTTGAAGTGCCTTACAAAGGGCCTGTGGAGATGACTATAAAAGATGTGCTGGGTGGTGTTCGCTCCACCTGTACATACGTGGGTGCTGGTAAGCTGAAGGAGTTAAGTCGGCGTACCACCTTTATTAGAGTGACCCAACAACTCAACACTGTGTTTGGAAATGATAATTAG
- the nedd8 gene encoding NEDD8 has product MLIKVKTLTGKEIEIDIEPTDKVERIKERVEEKEGIPPQQQRLIYSGKQMNDEKTAADYKIQGGSVLHLVLALRGGKIHQHPNNLLSTI; this is encoded by the exons ATGCTCATTAAAGTGAAG ACACTCACTGGCAAAGAAATCGAGATAGACATCGAGCCCACAGACAAG GTGGAAAGAATTAAAGAGAGGGTGGAGGAGAAAGAGGGAATACCACCTCAGCAACAGAGACTCATCTACAGTGGAAAACAGAT GAATGATGAAAAAACAGCAGCAGACTACAAGATCCAGGGTGGCTCGGTGTTGCATTTAGTTCTTGCATTAAGAGGCGGGAAGATCCACCAGCATCCCAACAATCTCCTCTCAACAATCTAA
- the slc7a8a gene encoding solute carrier family 7 member 8a: MTDGPRQRGSAAASTSSVDGAADTGAAAGESVGLKKEIGLVSACGIIVGNIIGSGIFVSPKGVLENASSVGLALIVWIVTGVITAIGALCYAELGVTIPKSGGDYSYVKDIFGGLAGFLRLWIALLVIYPTNQAVIALTFSNYVLQPLFPTCFPPENGLRLLAAVCLLLLTWVNCSSVRWATRVQDIFTAGKLLALILIIIMGIVQICKGEYYWLEPANAFEPFQDYDVGLIALAFLQGSFAYGGWNFLNYVTEELVDPYVNLPRAIFISIPLVTFVYVFANIAYVTAMSPQELLASNAVAVTFGEKLLGVMSWIMPISVALSTFGGVNGSLFTSSRLFFAGAREGHLPSLLAMIHVKRCTPIPALLFTCISTLLMLCTSDMYTLINYVGFINYLFYGVTVAGQIVLRIKEPDMHRPIKISLVWPVIYLLFWAFLLIFSLYSEPLVCGIGLAIMLTGVPVYYLGVYWENKPQCFDKFVDKITYIGQKFCVVVYPAEDKKKDEACEEEIELKEQSTGDDSVTPKSAAEC, translated from the exons ATGACGGATGGACCGAGACAAAGAGGCAGCGCGGCGGCGAGCACCAGCAGCGTGGATGGAGCGGCGGACACTGGGGCAGCTGCAGGAGAGTCGGTGGGATTGAAGAAGGAGATTGGTCTCGTCAGTGCCTGTGGTATTATTGTTG GTAACATCATCGGATCTGGAATCTTTGTCAGTCCAAAGGGAGTGTTGGAAAATGCCAGTTCAGTGGGCCTGGCTCTCATCGTATGGATCGTTACAGGGGTTATCACAGCAATCGGAGCGCTCTGCTACGCTGAGCTGGGTGTCACTATTCCCAAATCCGGAGGGGACTATTCTTATGTCAAGGATATCTTCGGAGGGCTGGCAGGGT TTTTGCGGTTGTGGATTGCTCTGTTGGTGATTTACCCGACTAACCAGGCTGTCATCGCTCTCACCTTCTCCAACTATGTTCTTCAGCCTCTGTTTCCCACCTGCTTCCCACCTGAAAACGGACTGCGGCTGCTCGCCGCCGTCTGCCTAT tGCTCCTGACATGGGTGAATTGCTCTAGCGTGCGCTGGGCAACACGGGTGCAGGACATCTTCACTGCAGGGAAACTCCTGGCCCTCattctcatcatcatcatgggcATCGTACAGATCTGCAAGG GCGAGTATTACTGGTTGGAACCGGCCAATGCATTTGAGCCATTTCAAGACTATGAtgttggtctgattgctctggCATTTCTACAGGGCTCGTTTGCCTACGGTGGCTGGAACTTTCTCAATTATGTCACAGAGGAACTGGTTGACCCATATGT AAACCTTCCTCGTGCAATCTTCATCTCTATTCCCCTTGTGACCTTCGTGTACGTTTTTGCCAACATTGCTTACGTCACTGCCATGAGTCCTCAAGAGCTGTTGGCATCtaatgcagttgctgtg ACGTTTGGTGAGAAGTTGTTAGGAGTGATGTCATGGATCATGCCCATCTCTGTGGCCTTGTCCACATTTGGGGGGGTCAACGGCTCCCTTTTCACCTCCTCTCG GCTGTTCTTCGCGGGTGCTCGTGAAGGCCATCTCCCCAGCCTACTTGCTATGATTCATGTGAAGCGCTGCACTCCTATCCCAGCCCTGCTCTTTACGTGTA TCTCCACACTTCTGATGTTGTGCACTAGTGACATGTACACACTCATCAACTATGTGGGCTTCATCAACTACCTCTTCTACGGTGTCACTGTTGCCGGCCAGATTGTGCTACGGATCAAAGAACCAGACATGCACCGACCAATTAAA ATCAGTCTGGTATGGCCGGTCATCTATCTGCTGTTTTGGGCCTTCCTGCTGATTTTCTCCCTGTACTCTGAGCCTTTGGTGTGTGGCATTGGCTTGGCCATCATGCTCACTGGTGTCCCTGTTTATTACTTGGGCGTTTACTGGGAAAACAAGCCTCAGTGTTTCGATAAATTTGTCGATAAG ATAACATACATAGGTCAGAAGTTCTGTGTAGTGGTTTACCCAGCAGAAGACAAAAAGAAAGACGAGGCGTGCGAAGAAGAGATCGAGCTAAAGGAACAGTCGACAGGAGACGACAGCGTGACACCGAAATCAGCTGCCGAGTGCTGA